In the genome of Coraliomargarita algicola, one region contains:
- a CDS encoding alpha-L-fucosidase, translating to MEKCLPVTIAGLLLASSLWAQPLQTASEPTGLIVEKNVSLTANENDDSLSGELKLPMRAAEQIPAADAGDQERMQWWREAKYGMFIHWGLYAEPARGEWVMIDEEWPVADYAALAKDFNPTAFDATEWVNVAKEAGMKYMVITAKHHDGFAMYDSEVSPFNIVDATPYKKDPLKALSEACEQAGIQFGIYYSQAFDWYHPGGKIPRGGAWDPAQEGSFDDYFNEIAIPQIQEIIKGYNPHVIWFDMPAGMTDEKCRQMMDVIRGLKPGMIVNSRLKFTGPKTSVLQPDELTLLRELGVDYLTYRDREIPETTLWRDWETCMTLNHSWGFTEGDEDWKDAKTIIEMLGRVVNMDGNFLLNFGPTAEGRLPTEAVKSVKEAGAWLKVNGEAVYGVRASELKDFDIPKATRAPNGRLRSVTPKVKWLATARPADAAMGAPAKLYIQIFEWPGSTLEITGIEGKVKRAYFLADATQSPLTFQQKGELFSVELPQTAPDPIATVVCLELAE from the coding sequence ATGGAAAAATGTCTACCAGTGACCATTGCCGGCCTTCTTTTGGCCAGCTCACTTTGGGCGCAGCCGCTGCAAACTGCCTCGGAGCCCACCGGCTTAATCGTCGAAAAGAACGTAAGCCTGACCGCCAATGAGAACGATGATAGCTTATCCGGTGAGCTTAAGCTTCCTATGCGGGCCGCGGAGCAAATTCCCGCAGCTGATGCAGGCGATCAAGAACGCATGCAGTGGTGGCGTGAGGCTAAATACGGCATGTTCATTCACTGGGGATTGTATGCCGAGCCGGCGCGTGGCGAATGGGTCATGATCGATGAGGAGTGGCCTGTCGCAGACTATGCGGCGCTGGCTAAAGATTTTAATCCGACTGCGTTTGATGCGACCGAGTGGGTCAACGTCGCCAAAGAAGCAGGCATGAAATACATGGTGATTACTGCGAAGCATCATGACGGCTTCGCGATGTATGATTCGGAGGTGAGCCCATTCAATATTGTCGATGCGACTCCTTATAAAAAGGATCCGTTGAAAGCACTTTCCGAAGCGTGCGAGCAGGCGGGCATTCAGTTTGGTATCTATTATTCGCAGGCCTTTGACTGGTATCATCCGGGGGGTAAGATCCCGCGTGGTGGCGCATGGGATCCCGCTCAGGAAGGAAGCTTCGATGATTACTTTAACGAGATAGCGATTCCACAAATTCAGGAAATCATCAAAGGATATAATCCCCACGTGATCTGGTTTGATATGCCTGCAGGCATGACAGATGAAAAGTGTCGGCAGATGATGGATGTCATTCGCGGCCTCAAGCCGGGAATGATTGTGAACAGCCGCCTAAAATTCACTGGCCCCAAGACTTCGGTGCTTCAACCGGATGAGCTAACGCTCCTTCGTGAGCTTGGTGTCGACTACCTGACCTACCGCGACCGTGAGATACCCGAAACAACGCTCTGGCGTGATTGGGAGACCTGCATGACCTTGAATCACTCCTGGGGCTTTACCGAGGGCGATGAAGACTGGAAGGATGCCAAAACCATTATCGAAATGCTGGGTCGCGTCGTGAACATGGACGGTAATTTTTTGCTGAATTTTGGTCCAACAGCTGAGGGCCGGTTACCTACCGAAGCGGTCAAAAGTGTCAAAGAAGCCGGTGCATGGCTCAAGGTGAATGGAGAAGCGGTGTATGGTGTGCGTGCCAGCGAATTAAAAGATTTCGATATCCCTAAAGCGACCCGTGCACCGAATGGTCGCTTGCGCTCCGTGACGCCAAAAGTGAAATGGCTGGCAACGGCTCGACCCGCTGACGCAGCGATGGGAGCTCCCGCTAAACTCTATATACAAATATTCGAGTGGCCGGGGTCGACCTTGGAGATTACAGGCATTGAAGGTAAAGTGAAGCGTGCTTACTTCCTCGCGGATGCCACTCAATCACCGCTTACCTTCCAACAAAAGGGGGAGCTTTTCTCGGTTGAGTTACCTCAAACTGCACCCGATCCAATCGCGACCGTGGTCTGCCTCGAACTCGCTGAGTAA
- a CDS encoding arylsulfatase, which produces MKTFVYVACTCALFLTAQLDAKSLAGSRPNIILVISDDQGMGDLSCMGNELVRTPNIDRFYEGATRFTDFQVSPTCAPTRAALMSGRFPFKVGVTHTIQQRERMALDVFTMPQVLQSAGYATGLFGKWHLGDESEYLPQSRGFDEVLMHGAGGIGQTKYGDFPANETNPYFDNVLLHNDTVVQTKGFCTEIFFDAGLAWIKEQHAAEVPYFAYIALNAPHGPFIAPDANKERLLVLGCDETSAARLGMVENIDENFGKLMSKLEEWGALENTIVIFMTDNGAVRKGRTKETPYFNAGLKGGKNSPNEGGTHVPFFVQWQGVTQAGTDIGALAAHIDLYKTFSELAGATLPAEMQDLDGRSLVPLLEDPEADWEDRELFIHCGRWRAGEQEKHKYAKCAVRTQRWRLVNNQELYDISRDPGEKKDVAQQYPEVVEQLRKSYDAWWDSALPLMVNEGLPVIAPKDQPFAILYDKQLKEKGIPDWAPAEL; this is translated from the coding sequence ATGAAGACCTTCGTATATGTCGCCTGCACATGCGCCCTTTTCTTGACAGCGCAGCTAGATGCAAAATCGCTGGCAGGGAGTCGCCCAAACATCATTCTTGTGATTTCGGATGACCAAGGCATGGGAGATCTTTCCTGTATGGGCAACGAGCTGGTGAGAACGCCGAATATTGATCGTTTCTACGAAGGCGCCACGCGTTTCACAGACTTTCAGGTTAGCCCGACCTGTGCGCCGACACGGGCGGCACTGATGAGTGGTCGTTTTCCGTTCAAAGTAGGGGTCACGCATACGATTCAGCAGCGTGAGCGCATGGCTTTGGATGTATTCACCATGCCACAGGTTTTGCAGTCTGCGGGCTATGCCACGGGTCTATTTGGTAAGTGGCACTTGGGAGATGAGTCGGAATATTTACCACAGTCGCGCGGTTTTGATGAGGTGCTCATGCATGGAGCAGGCGGGATCGGACAGACAAAGTATGGCGACTTTCCTGCGAATGAAACGAATCCTTATTTCGATAACGTGCTCTTGCACAATGATACCGTCGTTCAAACGAAAGGCTTTTGCACGGAGATCTTCTTCGATGCTGGTTTGGCTTGGATTAAAGAGCAACATGCAGCTGAGGTCCCTTACTTTGCTTATATTGCACTTAACGCACCCCACGGCCCATTCATCGCTCCGGATGCGAACAAAGAGCGTTTGCTCGTCTTGGGTTGTGACGAAACGTCGGCTGCCCGCTTGGGGATGGTCGAAAACATTGATGAGAATTTCGGAAAATTGATGTCCAAGCTCGAAGAGTGGGGCGCGTTGGAAAACACGATCGTGATATTCATGACCGATAACGGAGCCGTGAGAAAAGGGAGGACGAAGGAAACTCCATACTTCAACGCCGGACTAAAGGGCGGGAAAAACTCGCCCAACGAGGGAGGCACACACGTGCCGTTCTTCGTGCAGTGGCAGGGCGTGACGCAAGCTGGCACCGACATCGGTGCATTAGCGGCTCATATTGATCTCTATAAGACCTTCAGTGAGCTAGCTGGTGCGACGCTACCGGCTGAGATGCAGGACTTGGACGGTCGCTCGCTCGTGCCACTACTTGAAGACCCAGAAGCTGATTGGGAAGACCGTGAATTATTTATTCACTGCGGCCGTTGGAGGGCAGGGGAACAGGAAAAACATAAGTATGCAAAGTGCGCGGTGCGGACTCAGCGTTGGCGCTTGGTCAATAATCAGGAGCTCTATGATATCTCGCGTGATCCCGGCGAAAAGAAGGATGTGGCTCAACAGTATCCAGAAGTCGTTGAGCAACTGCGTAAGTCATACGATGCGTGGTGGGATTCCGCTCTGCCATTGATGGTCAACGAAGGTTTACCCGTTATCGCGCCCAAAGATCAGCCCTTTGCGATACTCTATGACAAGCAACTCAAAGAAAAGGGTATCCCTGATTGGGCGCCTGCTGAGTTATAG
- a CDS encoding response regulator transcription factor: protein MEKQIKLILIEDSPAYRNVIKRTLEGEPDITLIQQYGTAEIALRNLQDRSHDAPDIILLDLNLPGMNGLDALHWINEYTPKTKTIILTQSNQEADILHAISKGAAGYLLKSNTLDQLTEGIRTVMNGGASLDPTVAKYIIGTMKKNTPSISHENPLSEREMEVLTLISEGLQKKEVAQQLRISPRTVAAHVEKIYEKLDVTNAPAAVNRAHERGFFHR from the coding sequence ATGGAAAAACAAATTAAGCTCATACTGATCGAAGACAGCCCCGCCTATCGGAATGTAATTAAGCGCACGCTCGAAGGTGAACCCGACATTACATTGATCCAACAATATGGCACAGCGGAAATTGCACTGCGGAACTTGCAAGACAGATCCCATGATGCTCCGGATATCATTTTACTCGATCTGAATCTACCAGGCATGAACGGTCTCGATGCCCTCCATTGGATCAATGAGTATACTCCAAAAACGAAAACCATTATCCTCACACAATCTAATCAGGAAGCCGACATCTTACATGCGATTTCAAAGGGAGCTGCGGGCTATTTACTCAAAAGCAATACACTCGACCAACTCACAGAAGGCATTCGCACCGTTATGAATGGCGGCGCCTCACTCGACCCCACAGTTGCCAAATACATCATTGGCACAATGAAGAAAAATACACCCTCCATCTCTCACGAGAACCCTTTGAGTGAGCGGGAAATGGAAGTGCTCACCCTCATCAGCGAAGGCTTACAGAAGAAGGAAGTCGCTCAGCAACTGAGGATCAGCCCACGCACCGTAGCCGCCCACGTCGAAAAAATCTATGAAAAGCTCGATGTCACGAACGCGCCCGCAGCGGTGAATCGCGCACATGAGCGCGGTTTCTTTCACCGTTAG
- a CDS encoding ThuA domain-containing protein translates to MNSVFSLSCLLLAGSLSAASSWVPTFDDPPVPAARVQAIEAALPSTSIVAPEAARRVLVFSATAGYRHGSIPTGKLALEKLGVATGAYEAVVSDDPANFEADALKGFDAVVLLSPTRDFFMPSGKQRADFSKEDWAWLQARHDRLVDNLLAYVAQGGGLVGIHSATDACYNHKAYGEAMGAYFNGHPWMARHTVTINVEDPEHALLQPVFGEQTDFRIRDEIYQFKDQPYSREKLRILLSLDVVRSDPPHEKSPMKRTDGDYAVSWVQGVGKGRVFYSSLGHNHEIYSNPLMLKHYLAGIQFACGDLKADVTPSAQLKLPNVAACCAHTE, encoded by the coding sequence ATGAATAGCGTCTTTTCCCTTTCTTGTCTTCTGTTGGCTGGCTCGCTCAGTGCGGCATCCAGTTGGGTGCCGACCTTCGATGACCCACCTGTGCCTGCGGCACGTGTTCAGGCAATCGAAGCCGCGCTGCCGAGCACGTCGATTGTGGCTCCTGAAGCTGCGCGACGTGTGCTGGTCTTCAGCGCCACTGCGGGCTATCGTCATGGTTCCATTCCGACGGGCAAGCTGGCGCTGGAAAAGCTCGGCGTCGCGACCGGTGCCTACGAGGCAGTTGTGAGCGACGATCCTGCCAACTTCGAAGCGGATGCATTGAAAGGCTTTGATGCGGTGGTCTTACTCAGCCCTACGCGGGATTTCTTTATGCCCTCGGGGAAGCAACGGGCGGATTTTTCAAAGGAGGACTGGGCGTGGCTACAGGCTCGGCATGATCGCCTGGTGGACAATCTGCTCGCATACGTGGCGCAGGGCGGGGGACTGGTTGGCATTCATTCGGCCACGGATGCTTGTTACAATCACAAGGCTTACGGTGAGGCGATGGGCGCTTATTTTAACGGGCACCCATGGATGGCGCGTCACACTGTGACCATCAATGTCGAAGATCCGGAGCATGCCCTGTTACAGCCGGTTTTTGGTGAACAAACGGATTTTCGAATCAGAGATGAAATCTACCAGTTTAAGGATCAGCCGTATTCGCGGGAGAAACTGCGTATCCTGTTGAGCTTGGATGTGGTACGCAGTGACCCGCCGCATGAGAAATCGCCCATGAAAAGAACGGACGGCGACTATGCGGTCTCTTGGGTGCAAGGTGTCGGCAAGGGCCGCGTATTTTACTCCAGCCTGGGGCACAATCATGAGATCTACTCTAATCCACTCATGTTGAAGCACTATCTCGCCGGCATTCAATTTGCCTGTGGTGATCTCAAAGCTGATGTCACTCCGAGCGCCCAATTAAAGCTGCCAAATGTCGCTGCTTGCTGCGCTCATACTGAGTAA
- a CDS encoding sulfatase family protein, whose translation MKLIRSIPKIISCLILPVLVLQAESKPQPNVVVFLADDMGWGDAACYGNEKVQTPNIDKLASQGIRFTQGYSASGVCSPSRSAILTGRTPYRNGVWNHLSGLGQTHLREREITYPKLLQQAGYETCHVGKWHLLSRNQFEDYEYPHPDTHGYDYWMATQNNAMPSHENPVNFVRNREKVGEMEGFSAPLVAAEGIHWLKDLRNKEKPFVLSVWVHEPHLPIATDEQFSDLYPGLPDQTYLGNVTQLDYALGMVMDALDAEGVSDNTLIVFTSDNGPEGGDTPRNGSTGGLKGRKRACYEGGIRVPMVVRWPGMIEPGLVSEEPVIGSDIFSTVLDATGITLPSDRTIDGVSMIPAFRGEALERKQPLFWRTPVSFGDSRLAMRVGDWKIVSNDTLDVLQLYHISEDPEETNNLASAMPEKLAQMKHQLLATWNAIETEGPSEWWINATGRPKKGATLNY comes from the coding sequence ATGAAACTAATACGATCTATCCCGAAAATCATCTCTTGTTTGATCTTACCTGTGCTCGTGCTACAGGCAGAATCAAAACCACAACCCAATGTTGTCGTTTTTCTTGCCGATGATATGGGCTGGGGGGACGCCGCCTGTTATGGAAATGAAAAGGTGCAGACTCCGAATATTGATAAACTGGCTTCGCAGGGCATTCGCTTCACCCAGGGCTATTCGGCTTCAGGTGTCTGTTCACCATCACGGTCGGCTATTTTAACAGGGAGAACACCTTATCGAAATGGCGTTTGGAATCATTTGTCCGGCCTTGGGCAGACTCATTTGAGGGAGAGAGAAATTACTTACCCAAAGCTGCTTCAGCAAGCAGGCTATGAAACCTGTCATGTCGGCAAATGGCATTTGCTGAGTCGGAATCAATTTGAAGATTACGAGTATCCACATCCTGATACGCATGGATACGACTACTGGATGGCCACCCAAAACAATGCCATGCCGAGTCATGAGAATCCGGTTAATTTTGTTCGCAACAGAGAAAAGGTGGGAGAGATGGAGGGGTTCTCCGCGCCACTTGTTGCCGCCGAGGGCATACATTGGTTGAAGGATCTGCGTAATAAGGAAAAACCATTTGTTCTCTCCGTATGGGTGCATGAACCTCATTTACCGATTGCGACAGACGAGCAGTTCAGCGATCTTTACCCGGGCCTGCCGGATCAGACTTATCTCGGTAATGTCACGCAGCTTGATTACGCACTCGGTATGGTTATGGATGCACTCGATGCAGAGGGCGTCAGCGATAATACGCTGATTGTCTTTACCTCAGATAATGGGCCGGAAGGTGGAGATACCCCTAGGAACGGCTCAACGGGTGGCTTGAAAGGACGTAAGCGCGCATGTTATGAAGGCGGTATTCGTGTGCCGATGGTGGTGCGCTGGCCTGGAATGATTGAACCGGGGCTCGTCAGTGAAGAGCCGGTGATTGGCTCAGATATTTTTTCAACGGTTCTCGATGCCACCGGGATCACGCTTCCGAGTGATCGCACGATTGATGGAGTGAGTATGATACCTGCGTTTCGCGGCGAGGCTCTAGAGCGCAAGCAGCCACTCTTCTGGCGCACGCCGGTTTCCTTCGGCGATTCGCGGCTTGCGATGCGGGTCGGGGACTGGAAAATCGTTTCGAACGATACGCTTGATGTGTTGCAGTTATATCACATTTCCGAAGACCCCGAGGAGACGAACAATCTCGCATCGGCTATGCCTGAAAAACTTGCACAGATGAAGCATCAACTGCTTGCAACATGGAACGCTATCGAGACCGAGGGGCCCAGTGAATGGTGGATCAACGCAACGGGCCGTCCTAAAAAAGGTGCAACATTAAACTACTAA